Genomic DNA from Thermodesulfobacteriota bacterium:
ACGGGCCTGTCCGCTGATGAGGGCATAACTCTTTCTCGACAGGTAGTAATTGAGGGCGAAGGCCGTGATGGAGGGAACGAGGAGGATGACGCTGATGGTCGCCCCCAAGTCGAAACGCTGAAGCCCAAAGACCTGAGAGACGATCTCGGTCGCCAGGACGGAGTAATTCCCTCCGATGACGACCGGGATACCAAAATCCGTGATCGTGAGATTGAAGGTCAAGGCCGCCGCACTGGCGATCCCGTACTTGGCCGAAGGAAGCGTCACTTTATAGAAGGTCTTCCATGCCGATGCCCCCAGGCTTTGAGCCGCCTCGTCCAGCCGGGTATCGACCGCGGACAGGGTCGTGTAAAGGATGAAAAGGGCATTGGGAAAACAGTAGAGGCACTCCCCAACCACAATCCCCGTGGCCCCATAGATATTCCAGCCGGTGTCGAGGAGGTGACGGGTGATCAGACCATTTCGGCCGAAAAGGAGGATCAGGGCGAGGGCCTGAATGATCGTGGGGGCGATGAGCGGGAAGGTGGAGATCGTATAGAAGATGCCCTTACAGGGGATGGTCGTCCGGGTCAAACCATAGGCGAAGCCGAAGGCGGCGACGGTCGTGATGGCCATGGTCAGGAGGGAGACGTAGAGGCTATTGGTCAACGATCGGAAGATCCTCGGGTTTGAGAAATAGGTGACGTAGTGTTCGAGGGTCAGTCTCCCCTCTTTGAAGAAGCTGAGCCGGCAGATATCCACAAGGGGGTAGAGCAGAAAGAGGATGAGGAAGCCCGTGAAGAAGGCAAAGGCGATTCCGGTAAAGGCCCGATCGGCCGTGATCCGACCCGGAGACAGGGACGCCACCAGGGAAACGGGACGGAGGGGTCCAGCCCGATTCACCGCTCTTCCTCTGGATAGATCAGAAAGGACTCGGGAGGGAAATGGAGAAGCACCTCCTCCCCCTGCCTCAATCCTTTCTGCTCGAAGACCTTCTCGATCACGTCGGCGATCACTTCCTCTCCTCCCGTCTCGATCACGAGTCGAACCGCTGCCCCCAGGAAGGTGATCACGTCGATCTTTCCGGGGAGGAGATTAAAGGGGATCGCAGAAAGCATCGGGTCGCCGGGCCTGAAGATCTCGATCTTCTCCGGACGGATGGCCAGGATCACCTCTCCCTGGGCTGGCCCCCCTGTCGGACTGACCTTCAAGCTCCATCTTCCGGTATCGACCACATCACCGATGCGACGCCCTTTGAAAAAGTTGGAGGTCCCGATGAAATCGGCCACGAAATTGGAATTTGGAAATTTATAAATCTCGATGGGCCTTCCCACCTGCCGGACCTGGCCGCCTTCCATCACGACCACGCGATCGGCAATCGAAAGGGCCTCCTCCTGATCGTGGGTGACATAGATCATCGTCTTCCGGAGCTCCTGTTGGAGCCGTTTGATCTCGGCTCGCAGCTTGACCCGGATCTTGGCGTCGAGGGCGCTCAGGGGTTCGTCCAGGAGGAGAACCTGCGGATTGGGTGCCAAGGCCCGGACCAGGGCCACCCGTTGCTGCTGACCCCCGCTGAGCTGGGCAGGGTAGAGGTTTTTCCAGTCCCGGAGGCCTACAAGGTCCAGCATCTCGTCGACCCGCTGGGCGATGGCCTGCCGGCTCATCTTTCTCATCTTCAGTCCGAAGGCGATGTTCTCCTCCACCGTCATGTTGGGAAAGAGGGCATACGACTGGAAGACGATGCCGAACTCCCGCTTCTGGGGGACGAGGTGGTTGATCACTTTTCCCTCGAACAAGATCCTTCCTTCGGTTACGGTTTCGAACCCCGTGATCATCCTCAGGATCGTCGTCTTCCCACACCCACTCGGACCGACGAGGCAAACCAACTCTCCTTCCTCGATCTCCAAGTTGACCCGATCCACCGCGGTCAGGGCGCCAAACCGCTTGGTCAGGTCTTCCAGCTTGAGGTTTCTTCCCATGCCTCCAGGTCACCTTTCCCCAATGCGATTTAATGAATTTTTCGACCGATGTCAATAAAAAAGGGCATCCCACCCTAAAGCAGGATGCCCTTTCAAACCCTCTTCCCTTTCATCGCAAGAAGAGGCTCTCCCATTTCTTCAAAATCTCATCCCGGTGTTTGGCCTGCCAGGCAAAGTCCATCGGATAGAGTCTGATCTCGGACAATTTGGGAAGATCGGGTCGGGTGGGAATTCCCGGAAGGGTGACGCCATACTTATATTTTGCATACTCCCTCATGGCGCTTTCGCTGATCGCCCAATCCAAGAACTTCTTGGCGGCGGCTACGTTTTTGGCCCCTTTGAGCAGGGCGTTGGCCTCCACTTCGTAGCCAGCCCCTTCGATCGGGAAGACGAACTCGACCGGAAAGCCCTGCTTCTTCTGTTCGGCCACCACATAATCGAAGGAAGCGCCCACCGCGAATTCACCCTGGGCCGCCATTTTGGCCGGTCTCGAACCGCTCTTGATATACTGGCCGATATTCTTATCGAGTTTTTTCAAAAATTCCCAGCCGTCTTCCTTCCCTTCCTTGGCCCCGTACATCTGGAGGATGCTCGAGACCTGAAGGAATCCCGTTCCGGAGGCCACCGGATTGGGCATGGCGATCAGTCCCTTGAACCTCGGATCGAGCAGGTCGTTCCAGCCTCGCGGCATGGGCAACCCCTTCTCCTTCAAGACCTTCGTATTGACGCAGAAGGCCGCGATGTACATATCGATGCCGACATATTGAAATTCAGGATGGACAAATCGCTTCTCCAGCTTCTCGACCCCCCTGGGTTTATAGGGTTCCAGCATCCCTTTGAGGATAAAATCCTCCATATTGGTTACGGCCCATCCCCAGATGAGGTCGGCCTGGGGGTTGGCCCTTTCGGCCAGCATCCTGGCCCCTAACTCCCCTGTGGAGAGTCGAATGATGTGGATGTCCAAGCCGGGGAGTTCCTTTCGGGCCAGTTTCAGGTACTCGGCCACCTCATCGGTCTCAAGGGAGGTGTAGACCACCACCCTCTCCTGCGCCAGGCCGGCACCGATGAAAAAGGTCAGGACGATCCATACCGCTCCTCCAATCCACCCGATTCGTTTCATAAGCTTCTCCTCCTTGCTCCCCCTTGAATTTCAGGTGACCTTGATATGTCCCGAAGGGGACCTTTTCTCCTTCTTCCTTCGCGTCGCCTCCCGTCTTCTTCTATATCTATCGAAACCCACCCCTTTTGTCAATTCCCCTTTTTCGGGGTTCTCCTCAAATCCCGAAGCTTCTCGGATTCAGGCATGAGGGAGGAAGGCTCTTCCGAAAAGGCCTTGGCCGATCTCGATCTTCAAGGTTGCACTGGCGATCTGCATCGCTTTTACATCCCGGAGGTAGCGCTCGAGGGGGAGTTCCCTTGAGTATCCCATCCCCCCGAAGACATCCATCGCATGATCCACAACCCTATAGGCCACCTCCCCGCCCAGCAAATTGGCCATCGCCGCCCACACCGAGGCCTCCTCAGTCCCCCTCTCGATCATTGAGAGGGCTTGAAAACATAAGAGCCGTGCCGCTTCGAGGGAGGTTCGATCCTCGGCCAACCTGAATTGAATCCCCTCAAACTTGCCCAGAGGTTTCCCGAAGACCTTCCGGACCTTGGCGTAGTTGACCGCATCCTCCAGGGCTTGTCTTGCTGTCCCAAGGGCGATTAATCCTGTAAGAGACCTCTGCTCCTGGACGGTTCTCTTCAACATCAGGAGGGCACTCCCTTCCTCCCCGATGAGATTCCCGTGAGGGATCTCTACCTGCTGGAAGGCCACATTGCCCCACTGGGTTCCCCTCCATCCAAAACCCTCAAGCCTCTGAATATCGATCCGGTTCCGGTCCCTTTCAATAAAAAAGCAACTGATGCCCTCTTTCGCCTCCGTTTTGGCCAACACGATGAATCCCTGGGCGACTCCGGCAAAAGTGACCATCGACTTTTCGCCCTCGATCACCCAAAGACCCTGGTGCCTCCTCGCCTCTGTCCGGAGGGCACCGAGATCGGACCCCGCCTCCGGTTCCGTAGCCCCGAAGGCCAAGACATATTTCCCTTTCACCAATTCCGGGAGAATCGTCTTTCGGATCGATTCTGAGGCATTAAGGAGGACCCGGCCGGTGATGTT
This window encodes:
- a CDS encoding ABC transporter permease subunit, which encodes MNRAGPLRPVSLVASLSPGRITADRAFTGIAFAFFTGFLILFLLYPLVDICRLSFFKEGRLTLEHYVTYFSNPRIFRSLTNSLYVSLLTMAITTVAAFGFAYGLTRTTIPCKGIFYTISTFPLIAPTIIQALALILLFGRNGLITRHLLDTGWNIYGATGIVVGECLYCFPNALFILYTTLSAVDTRLDEAAQSLGASAWKTFYKVTLPSAKYGIASAAALTFNLTITDFGIPVVIGGNYSVLATEIVSQVFGLQRFDLGATISVILLVPSITAFALNYYLSRKSYALISGQARPFLPPSRPLKKWGFTLYCSLISLCILLVFATVFLGSFVRTWPYDFSLTLKHFDFPSLGAHAPLWTDFWASILPEGTLRTMISYKYAPIWTSFLVAIVVAIAGGFLTLLAGYLLEKKRPRGEQMLYTLCVLPAAIPGVVMGLGYVLAFNKPYFFLYGTIWLIIINIIVCNFTLGVLTSIANLKQIDRSVEEAAVSLGAGPISTFTRVVFPLSKVAFLSTATFFFMRAMTTISAVIFLVSATIKLAAIEIIFLDVDGRTASANAMCTVVVGIVVLALLTIRLVTGRSSLGGMVSPK
- a CDS encoding ABC transporter ATP-binding protein, with product MGRNLKLEDLTKRFGALTAVDRVNLEIEEGELVCLVGPSGCGKTTILRMITGFETVTEGRILFEGKVINHLVPQKREFGIVFQSYALFPNMTVEENIAFGLKMRKMSRQAIAQRVDEMLDLVGLRDWKNLYPAQLSGGQQQRVALVRALAPNPQVLLLDEPLSALDAKIRVKLRAEIKRLQQELRKTMIYVTHDQEEALSIADRVVVMEGGQVRQVGRPIEIYKFPNSNFVADFIGTSNFFKGRRIGDVVDTGRWSLKVSPTGGPAQGEVILAIRPEKIEIFRPGDPMLSAIPFNLLPGKIDVITFLGAAVRLVIETGGEEVIADVIEKVFEQKGLRQGEEVLLHFPPESFLIYPEEER
- a CDS encoding ABC transporter substrate-binding protein, producing MKRIGWIGGAVWIVLTFFIGAGLAQERVVVYTSLETDEVAEYLKLARKELPGLDIHIIRLSTGELGARMLAERANPQADLIWGWAVTNMEDFILKGMLEPYKPRGVEKLEKRFVHPEFQYVGIDMYIAAFCVNTKVLKEKGLPMPRGWNDLLDPRFKGLIAMPNPVASGTGFLQVSSILQMYGAKEGKEDGWEFLKKLDKNIGQYIKSGSRPAKMAAQGEFAVGASFDYVVAEQKKQGFPVEFVFPIEGAGYEVEANALLKGAKNVAAAKKFLDWAISESAMREYAKYKYGVTLPGIPTRPDLPKLSEIRLYPMDFAWQAKHRDEILKKWESLFLR
- a CDS encoding acyl-CoA/acyl-ACP dehydrogenase, whose product is MFELNEEQKLIQQSIHQFASKELAPLAAHWDASEAFPWESLEKMAGIGLTGLRLPKIYGGSEVDLVTCGLAFEEVARFDHNCAIVLCSSNITGRVLLNASESIRKTILPELVKGKYVLAFGATEPEAGSDLGALRTEARRHQGLWVIEGEKSMVTFAGVAQGFIVLAKTEAKEGISCFFIERDRNRIDIQRLEGFGWRGTQWGNVAFQQVEIPHGNLIGEEGSALLMLKRTVQEQRSLTGLIALGTARQALEDAVNYAKVRKVFGKPLGKFEGIQFRLAEDRTSLEAARLLCFQALSMIERGTEEASVWAAMANLLGGEVAYRVVDHAMDVFGGMGYSRELPLERYLRDVKAMQIASATLKIEIGQGLFGRAFLPHA